Proteins encoded together in one Psychrobacter sanguinis window:
- a CDS encoding winged helix-turn-helix domain-containing protein, translated as MPKKTPRNHKLTDHDFLQLSKTEGNARARIRLLMLHQLSQGHPIATVAENFGYNPRGVYTIRRKYWLHGITSVYDAAGRGRKSLLAEKDIEPFKQAIVEAQQQRGGGRLTAKDIAQIAKEQFNANYTPKAIYPLMKRIGMSWISARSQHPKADPKVMEAYKKTSLSR; from the coding sequence ATGCCGAAAAAGACCCCTAGAAATCATAAACTCACAGACCACGATTTTCTGCAACTATCTAAAACAGAAGGCAATGCCAGAGCGCGAATCAGACTACTCATGCTGCATCAACTGAGTCAAGGTCATCCTATAGCGACCGTAGCAGAGAACTTTGGCTATAACCCTAGAGGCGTCTATACCATAAGAAGGAAATACTGGTTGCATGGTATCACTAGTGTCTATGACGCAGCTGGCAGAGGCAGAAAGAGTCTTTTAGCAGAAAAAGACATAGAACCATTCAAACAAGCGATAGTAGAAGCTCAGCAGCAAAGAGGTGGTGGTAGGCTCACGGCAAAAGACATCGCACAAATCGCCAAGGAACAATTTAACGCCAACTATACCCCTAAAGCGATCTATCCTCTCATGAAACGTATTGGTATGAGCTGGATATCTGCGCGTAGTCAGCATCCTAAGGCAGATCCTAAAGTCATGGAGGCATATAAAAAAACTTCCTTGAGCAGGTAA
- a CDS encoding IS3-like element ISPpy1 family transposase (programmed frameshift): MTKVRKRHNAEFKSKVAVEAIKEHKTLNELTTEYGVHATQISNWKKQALAVIPTAFNTKQQANEQAQQAIIDELHRQLGQVISERDWLKKKFLTATLSTRKQLLEPDNKDFSVRKQCELLSINRSSLYYQPKPISELDITLMNLLDQQYTKTPFYGVKRMTAYLRQLGYQVGEKRVRRLLRQMGLDAIYQHPNTSKPNSEHQVYPYLLRHVPISRCNQVWSTDITYIRLAKGFVYLMAVIDWYSRYVLDWSLSTTLEADFCVDTVSSLLHNGLRCEIFNTDQGSQFTSPRFTRPLIEQGIAISMDGRGRALDNIFVERLWRSVKYECVYLRQFETVSQARAGLKEYFEFYNHERLHQSLDYHTPAQVYLANNSSDNKSFYQPNSILIL; encoded by the exons ATGACAAAAGTACGTAAGCGTCACAATGCTGAATTTAAAAGCAAAGTCGCCGTTGAAGCCATCAAAGAACACAAGACCCTCAACGAGTTAACCACAGAATATGGGGTTCATGCAACCCAAATCAGCAACTGGAAAAAGCAGGCTTTGGCAGTTATCCCTACTGCATTCAATACCAAACAGCAAGCCAACGAACAAGCCCAGCAAGCTATTATCGATGAACTACATAGGCAGCTAGGGCAAGTTATAAGCGAAAGAGACTGGCTTAAAAAAAAGT TCCTTACAGCTACCCTGAGCACTCGTAAACAACTGCTAGAACCTGACAACAAGGATTTTAGTGTTCGTAAGCAATGTGAATTACTCAGTATCAACCGCTCAAGTCTGTACTATCAGCCAAAGCCCATCAGCGAGCTTGATATTACCCTGATGAACCTGCTTGACCAGCAGTACACCAAGACCCCATTTTATGGGGTTAAACGCATGACAGCGTATTTGAGGCAACTAGGCTATCAAGTGGGAGAAAAGCGAGTTAGGCGCTTACTACGGCAAATGGGGCTAGACGCTATTTATCAGCATCCTAACACGAGTAAGCCTAACTCTGAGCATCAAGTTTACCCGTACTTGCTTAGGCATGTACCGATTAGCCGTTGTAATCAAGTGTGGAGTACTGATATCACCTATATTCGCCTAGCCAAGGGCTTCGTATATTTGATGGCGGTGATAGATTGGTACAGTCGTTATGTTCTAGACTGGTCGCTATCTACCACGCTTGAGGCGGATTTCTGCGTGGATACGGTGAGCAGCTTATTGCACAATGGGTTACGCTGTGAGATTTTTAATACAGATCAAGGCTCTCAGTTTACCAGCCCAAGATTTACCAGACCGCTCATTGAGCAGGGTATTGCTATCAGTATGGATGGTCGCGGTAGGGCACTGGATAATATCTTTGTGGAAAGGCTTTGGCGGTCAGTGAAGTATGAATGCGTGTATTTGCGACAGTTTGAGACAGTCAGTCAGGCAAGAGCAGGTTTGAAAGAGTATTTCGAGTTTTACAATCATGAGCGTTTACATCAGTCGCTCGATTACCATACTCCTGCACAGGTTTATCTGGCTAACAATAGTTCGGATAATAAATCGTTTTATCAACCCAACTCTATCTTAATTTTATGA